The following proteins are encoded in a genomic region of Nitratireductor sp. GISD-1A_MAKvit:
- a CDS encoding nucleoside-diphosphate kinase: MRSPDKGTTAQEIAMWTGQGCILTTKDFTILEFLQERRHRFSDAYAALLRAKIDGAVVIFREDVPAHVTTLNSRVRFRIGDEEPQTRIVSHDELHGFVGLTLPVTTLRGLALLGLSAGEAIALPSNDEAAPERIILEDVLYQPEAARRKGQSAKRPALRLVHDADHSARSPTAGHMPGGDDDPGPSAA, encoded by the coding sequence TTGCGGTCACCCGACAAGGGAACGACTGCGCAGGAGATCGCCATGTGGACCGGACAGGGGTGCATCCTCACAACCAAGGACTTCACCATTCTCGAATTCCTGCAGGAGCGCAGGCACAGATTTAGCGACGCCTATGCCGCGCTATTGCGCGCCAAGATCGACGGAGCAGTTGTCATTTTTCGCGAGGACGTGCCCGCGCACGTGACCACGCTGAACAGCCGCGTGCGCTTTCGCATCGGCGATGAAGAACCACAGACGCGTATCGTCAGCCATGACGAGCTTCATGGCTTCGTCGGTTTGACGCTGCCTGTGACAACGCTGCGCGGTCTTGCGCTTTTGGGTTTGAGCGCAGGCGAAGCAATTGCCCTGCCAAGCAACGACGAGGCAGCTCCTGAACGGATCATTCTTGAAGACGTGCTTTACCAGCCCGAGGCTGCGCGCCGGAAAGGGCAAAGCGCAAAACGACCCGCTTTGCGCCTCGTCCATGATGCAGACCATTCCGCGCGGTCTCCAACTGCAGGGCACATGCCGGGGGGAGACGACGACCCTGGCCCTAGCGCTGCCTGA